The following proteins come from a genomic window of Ferroacidibacillus organovorans:
- a CDS encoding MerR family transcriptional regulator, which produces MSSITIREAADALDVSIPTIRNWINSGRLKAYKTNGNHGLEYRIELEEIARIKGEQPEKTIVIHQEQTDPTFEVPSSWLLGQLSGSIKDIVREVIRDEVEMMRVDIRDEIRQEFVKAEERVVERDRKLMEVLREIQNIRKQEAESFSWWNRLRGKR; this is translated from the coding sequence GTGTCATCCATCACCATTCGCGAAGCTGCAGACGCCCTAGACGTAAGCATTCCAACCATACGAAACTGGATTAACTCAGGACGCCTAAAAGCCTATAAAACCAATGGAAATCATGGTCTTGAGTATCGTATTGAGTTGGAAGAAATCGCACGCATCAAAGGAGAACAACCCGAAAAAACCATTGTCATTCATCAGGAACAAACCGATCCAACCTTTGAAGTGCCTTCATCATGGTTATTAGGCCAATTATCAGGGTCTATCAAGGATATCGTACGTGAGGTTATTAGGGATGAGGTTGAAATGATGAGGGTGGATATCAGGGATGAAATCCGTCAGGAGTTTGTTAAAGCAGAGGAACGTGTTGTAGAACGGGATCGAAAATTGATGGAGGTGCTTCGGGAAATCCAAAACATTCGAAAACAAGAGGCTGAATCCTTCTCCTGGTGGAATCGCTTGCGAGGAAAACGGTGA